From the Gemmatimonadota bacterium genome, the window ACCGGTGCGCAACGAGGCCCTGCAGGCCGGCGCCAAGCTGGACCTGCCCGTCGAGATGATCGACATCTCCGGTCCGGACTATCTCAAGGTGCTGACCGATCCGAAATACGGTTACGGAAAAACCGTGAATCCATGTATCGACTGCCGCATCTTCATGTTCCGCCGTGCCCGCCAGTACATGGACGAGATCGGCGCCCAGTTCATGTTCACCGGCGAGGTCCTCGGCCAGCGGCCCATGTCCCAGCGCCGCCAGCCCATGAATGTCATCGACCGGGACGCCGAACTGGACGGCCTGTTGCTGCGGCCCCTTTCCGCGAAGCGCCTCCCGCCCACCGTGCCGGAAACGGAGGGGTGGGTGGACCGGGAGCAACTGGGCGACATCCAGGGACGTTCCCGCCAGAAGCAGATGGAAATGGCCGAGGAGTACGGCATCGAGGACTATCCTTCGCCCGCGGGGGGCTGCTGCTACCTGACCGATGCGAATTTCGGCCGGCGCATCCTCGACTTCTTCGAATACGAGGGCAAGGAAAACCTGACCATGGACGACGTGATGCTCCTCAAGATCGGCCGTCACTTCCGCGTCAAACCCGACGTCAAGGTCGTCATGGGCCGGGAAGAAGGGGAGAACAAGTT encodes:
- a CDS encoding thiamine biosynthesis protein, with product MSKPVKAVGLLSGGLDSTIAAAMLMRQGIEIQGLTFYTGFCVVEHNRRSKTRKRKKPVRNEALQAGAKLDLPVEMIDISGPDYLKVLTDPKYGYGKTVNPCIDCRIFMFRRARQYMDEIGAQFMFTGEVLGQRPMSQRRQPMNVIDRDAELDGLLLRPLSAKRLPPTVPETEGWVDREQLGDIQGRSRQKQMEMAEEYGIEDYPSPAGGCCYLTDANFGRRILDFFEYEGKENLTMDDVMLLKIGRHFRVKPDVKVVMGREEGENKFLERYTPGRWRLETKDVTGPTTLVEGDPTDDDLRQIAGMTVRYAGSKADADTPVTCRYEDAERILEPSPVEESVLEEWRI